A genomic region of Ensifer adhaerens contains the following coding sequences:
- the ade gene encoding adenine deaminase — MSEALERHIDQGVGREPADIVLKGGRFFDLVTGELVASDIAISGDRIVGTFGSYEGREEIDITGRIVVPGFIDTHLHIESSLVTPHEFDRCVLPLGITTVVCDPHEIANVLGTEGIQFFLDSAEQTIMDIRVQLSSCVPATHLETSGADLPIERLLPFRDHPKVIGLAEFMNFPGVVHKDPVCLAKLEAFQGAHIDGHAPLLSGKDLNGYLAAGIRTDHECTSAEEAMEKIRKGMHILVREGSVSKDLHALMPIITERLSPHLALCTDDRNPLDIAEQGHLDHMIRTAISAGVEPLAIYRAASISAARAFGLRDRGLVAPGWRADLVVIDSLENCKAETVFSGGRRVTDELFATRNPVAPVGLDSVKAGQVHASAFGIPVTDGDTSVIGVLPGKIITEHRRYRLPAVGNQTGVDLARDIIKVAVIERHGVNGNHANGFVQGFGLKKGAIASTVGHDSHNICVVGVNDEDMAIAANRLGEIKGGFVVVEDGQVTGEIALPVAGLMSLEPYESVRDTLHHLRHAAFALGATLEEPFLQLAFLPLPVIPHLKISDRGLVDVDKFMLIG; from the coding sequence ATGTCCGAAGCACTGGAACGCCATATCGATCAGGGCGTCGGACGCGAGCCCGCGGATATCGTCCTGAAGGGCGGACGCTTCTTCGACCTCGTCACCGGCGAACTCGTCGCCTCCGACATCGCAATCTCCGGTGACCGCATCGTCGGCACCTTCGGCAGCTATGAGGGCCGTGAAGAGATAGACATCACCGGCCGCATCGTCGTGCCGGGCTTCATCGACACGCACCTGCACATCGAGTCCTCGCTCGTCACGCCGCACGAATTTGACCGCTGCGTCCTGCCGCTCGGGATCACCACCGTCGTTTGCGATCCGCACGAGATCGCCAACGTGCTCGGCACCGAGGGCATCCAGTTCTTTCTGGATTCGGCAGAGCAGACGATCATGGATATCCGCGTCCAGCTCTCCTCCTGCGTGCCGGCAACGCATCTGGAAACCTCGGGCGCTGACCTGCCTATCGAGCGACTTCTGCCCTTCCGCGACCATCCCAAGGTCATCGGCCTTGCCGAGTTCATGAATTTCCCCGGCGTCGTGCACAAGGATCCGGTCTGCCTTGCCAAGCTCGAGGCCTTCCAGGGCGCGCATATCGACGGCCACGCGCCGCTGCTGTCGGGCAAGGACCTGAACGGCTATCTCGCCGCCGGCATCCGCACCGACCATGAATGCACCTCGGCTGAAGAAGCCATGGAGAAGATCCGCAAGGGCATGCACATCCTCGTGCGCGAGGGTTCCGTCTCCAAGGATCTGCATGCGCTGATGCCGATCATCACCGAACGCCTGTCACCCCATCTGGCGCTCTGTACCGACGATCGCAATCCGCTCGACATCGCCGAGCAGGGTCATCTCGATCACATGATCCGCACGGCGATATCAGCCGGCGTCGAGCCGCTGGCAATCTACCGCGCCGCCTCGATTTCGGCCGCCCGCGCCTTCGGCTTGCGCGACCGCGGCCTGGTCGCGCCCGGCTGGCGCGCCGATCTCGTGGTCATCGACAGCCTGGAGAATTGCAAGGCCGAGACGGTGTTTTCAGGTGGTCGCCGCGTCACGGACGAGCTCTTTGCCACCCGCAACCCGGTGGCACCCGTTGGGCTCGACAGCGTCAAAGCCGGCCAGGTCCATGCCAGCGCCTTTGGCATCCCTGTCACCGATGGCGACACCTCCGTCATCGGCGTGCTGCCCGGCAAGATCATCACCGAGCACCGCCGCTACCGCCTGCCGGCTGTCGGCAACCAGACCGGCGTCGACCTCGCCCGCGATATCATCAAGGTCGCGGTGATCGAGCGCCACGGCGTCAACGGCAATCACGCCAACGGCTTCGTGCAAGGCTTCGGGCTGAAGAAGGGCGCGATCGCCTCGACCGTCGGTCACGACAGCCACAACATCTGCGTCGTCGGGGTCAACGACGAGGACATGGCGATCGCCGCCAATCGGCTGGGCGAGATCAAGGGGGGCTTCGTCGTCGTCGAGGACGGCCAGGTGACTGGCGAAATCGCCCTTCCGGTGGCGGGCCTGATGAGCCTCGAACCCTACGAGTCCGTGCGTGACACGCTGCACCATCTGCGCCACGCCGCCTTCGCGCTCGGCGCGACGCTGGAAGAGCCCTTCCTGCAGCTCGCCTTCCTGCCACTGCCGGTCATCCCGCATCTGAAGATTTCCGATCGCGGACTGGTCGATGTCGACAAGTTCATGTTGATCGGGTGA
- the aac(6') gene encoding aminoglycoside 6'-N-acetyltransferase yields MRVLLMDGETIGRWVEMRLALWPDTPEAEHRAEVESCLAESERYASFLCEDQAGVAAGFAEASIRRDYVNGCETSPVGFLEGIYVLPGFRRRGVARALITAVERWATSQGCQELASDTATDNLRSQGLHMALGFEETERVVYFRKELAPAAADN; encoded by the coding sequence ATGCGCGTTTTGTTGATGGATGGTGAAACCATCGGCCGCTGGGTCGAGATGCGTCTGGCGCTGTGGCCGGATACGCCGGAAGCCGAGCATCGCGCCGAGGTGGAATCCTGCCTTGCCGAGAGCGAGCGCTACGCGTCCTTCCTTTGCGAAGACCAGGCCGGCGTCGCCGCCGGTTTTGCCGAAGCTTCGATCCGCCGGGACTATGTCAATGGCTGCGAAACCTCCCCTGTCGGTTTCCTTGAGGGGATCTATGTGTTGCCCGGCTTTCGCCGTCGCGGTGTGGCGCGCGCCTTGATCACCGCGGTCGAGCGCTGGGCCACATCGCAAGGATGCCAGGAACTTGCCTCCGACACGGCGACCGACAATCTCAGGAGCCAGGGCCTGCATATGGCGCTTGGCTTCGAGGAAACGGAGCGCGTCGTCTATTTCCGCAAGGAGCTGGCGCCGGCTGCGGCCGACAACTGA
- a CDS encoding glycoside hydrolase family 9 protein: MSRFGIVHAAIAALFLPGPAVAAELIADGHFEKGQDTFWASDGLTLEREGGRLCVETQSGGEVWRQIIGVNGLRLVPGRIYRLSLRVAAKPARAIAARVQRAADPWTSVAEFTTVGSPGGSPFSVEFEAIEPDEVQFVLPLGGEEAGRVCLDDVSLVATGAVSQAARRASEGPAIRVNQLGYFTAGPKRATFIADTKHPIDFQLLDARDKVVGKGKTQPSGFDPTAGVETQVADFSSFATAGDGYRLVSGDWASDRFSIGDDLYDRLRVDALSWFYPQRSGIEIKASIAGKAYARSAGHVGVAPNQGDKAVPCLDSKQAATLYSGWSCSYRLDVSGGWYDAGDHGKYAVTGALSAAQLLAAYERGHVYAAGSPVTRDGLSRIPESGNGMPDILDEARWELEFLLRMMVPDGEPLAGMVHHKVHDTAWTEAPMLPSDDPQPRALHRPSTAATLDVAAVTAQGARLFADQNPTFSARLLAAARKAWVAANANPALLAPKSDGLAGGGDYDDDSTSDELFWAATELYLTTGDEAYLKVLRASPLWTADTLSSGGAFDWRNVAGFARLQLALFGTGLPDDDRELMRDAVVSTARHFLSLQQAEPFGVVYRPAGRRYDWGSNQLMLQNIIVMSAAFDLSGEKGFLDGVREGMDYILGRNAMALSYVTGYGARAPRNQHSRWYAHQRDPQLPGPPAGSLAGGPNSTFVDDVARQHLKGCAPQTCYADDIEAYGSNEIAINWNAPLVYVASFLADAR, translated from the coding sequence GTGTCGAGGTTCGGGATAGTACACGCGGCAATTGCTGCGCTCTTCCTGCCAGGCCCGGCAGTCGCAGCCGAGCTGATTGCCGACGGCCACTTCGAAAAGGGGCAAGACACGTTCTGGGCGAGCGACGGGCTGACCCTCGAGCGGGAGGGTGGGCGGCTCTGCGTAGAGACCCAAAGCGGGGGAGAAGTCTGGCGGCAGATCATCGGGGTCAATGGTTTGAGGCTGGTGCCCGGGCGCATCTATCGCCTGTCGCTGAGGGTCGCTGCCAAGCCGGCACGCGCGATCGCGGCAAGGGTGCAGCGGGCTGCTGATCCCTGGACTTCCGTTGCCGAGTTCACGACGGTGGGGTCGCCGGGCGGCAGCCCGTTCTCCGTCGAGTTCGAGGCGATAGAACCGGATGAAGTCCAATTCGTGCTGCCGCTCGGGGGCGAGGAAGCCGGCCGCGTCTGTCTTGACGACGTATCGCTGGTCGCGACCGGTGCTGTTTCGCAGGCGGCGAGGCGCGCGAGCGAAGGGCCTGCCATTCGCGTCAATCAGCTTGGCTACTTCACCGCCGGTCCGAAGCGCGCGACCTTCATTGCCGATACGAAGCACCCCATCGATTTCCAATTGCTCGACGCCAGGGACAAGGTCGTCGGCAAGGGCAAGACGCAACCCAGCGGTTTCGATCCGACGGCGGGCGTCGAAACGCAGGTCGCGGATTTTTCATCCTTCGCAACGGCCGGTGACGGCTATCGCCTCGTGTCCGGCGATTGGGCGAGTGATCGATTCTCGATCGGCGACGACCTCTACGATCGGCTGCGCGTCGATGCGCTCTCCTGGTTCTATCCACAGCGAAGCGGCATCGAGATCAAGGCGTCGATCGCCGGTAAGGCCTACGCCCGGTCGGCGGGCCATGTCGGCGTTGCGCCGAACCAGGGCGACAAGGCGGTACCGTGCCTCGACAGCAAACAGGCCGCAACGCTTTACAGCGGCTGGTCCTGTTCCTATCGGCTGGACGTTTCGGGCGGTTGGTACGATGCAGGCGACCACGGCAAATATGCTGTGACCGGCGCGCTGTCCGCGGCTCAACTGCTTGCTGCCTACGAGCGTGGGCATGTCTATGCGGCGGGTTCGCCAGTGACGCGCGACGGTCTTTCGCGCATTCCTGAAAGCGGCAACGGCATGCCGGACATTCTCGACGAGGCCCGGTGGGAGCTCGAGTTCCTGCTGCGCATGATGGTTCCGGATGGCGAGCCGCTTGCCGGCATGGTGCACCACAAGGTTCACGACACCGCCTGGACCGAAGCGCCTATGCTGCCAAGCGATGATCCGCAACCGCGGGCGCTCCACCGTCCGTCGACGGCGGCAACGCTCGACGTCGCCGCCGTCACGGCCCAGGGCGCCCGGCTTTTTGCCGATCAGAATCCGACGTTCTCGGCACGATTGCTCGCCGCCGCGCGCAAGGCCTGGGTGGCGGCCAATGCCAATCCAGCGCTGCTGGCGCCAAAGTCGGACGGGCTGGCCGGTGGTGGTGACTATGACGACGACAGCACTTCGGACGAACTCTTCTGGGCGGCGACCGAGCTCTATCTGACGACCGGTGACGAAGCCTATCTCAAGGTGCTGCGGGCTTCGCCGCTTTGGACAGCGGATACGCTGTCTTCTGGCGGCGCCTTTGATTGGCGCAACGTCGCCGGCTTCGCACGGCTGCAATTGGCGCTTTTTGGCACGGGCTTGCCGGACGATGACCGTGAACTGATGCGAGACGCGGTGGTTTCGACCGCGCGGCACTTCCTGTCGCTGCAGCAGGCAGAGCCCTTCGGTGTCGTCTACCGGCCTGCGGGCCGACGCTACGACTGGGGATCGAACCAGCTGATGCTGCAGAACATCATCGTTATGTCGGCCGCTTTCGACCTCTCCGGCGAGAAGGGGTTTCTCGATGGTGTGCGCGAGGGCATGGATTATATTCTCGGCCGCAATGCCATGGCGCTATCCTATGTCACCGGCTATGGCGCGCGCGCGCCCAGGAACCAGCACAGTCGCTGGTACGCGCACCAGCGCGATCCGCAGCTGCCTGGTCCGCCAGCGGGCTCTCTTGCCGGTGGTCCCAACTCCACCTTCGTCGATGATGTGGCGCGGCAACACCTGAAGGGATGTGCGCCGCAGACCTGTTATGCCGACGACATCGAAGCCTATGGATCCAATGAAATTGCCATCAACTGGAATGCGCCGCTCGTCTACGTCGCCTCGTTCCTTGCCGACGCCCGATAG
- a CDS encoding tetratricopeptide repeat protein, with protein MANQDDSFIREVNEELRSDQMKSIWARFGSVIVAIAVLIVLGTIGKVGFDYWQDGASSKSGDAFLQALNLAKENKTDEALAALNALEKDGYGAYPVLARLRAATLQAQKGETDAAVKAFSAIGKDGSVPAAIQEAARLRAAYLLVDAGSYDQVSAEVEQLATPQNNMRHSAREALGLAAYKAGDYAKAKTWFQQIVDDTQSPRNLTGRAQMLLDVIAASGKA; from the coding sequence ATGGCGAACCAAGACGACAGCTTTATCCGCGAGGTCAATGAGGAACTGCGTTCCGACCAGATGAAGAGCATCTGGGCACGTTTCGGCAGTGTCATCGTGGCGATCGCCGTGCTTATCGTTCTCGGCACCATCGGCAAGGTCGGCTTCGACTATTGGCAGGACGGTGCGTCCTCGAAGTCGGGCGATGCGTTCCTGCAGGCGCTCAACCTTGCAAAGGAAAACAAAACGGACGAGGCGCTCGCTGCCTTGAACGCGCTGGAAAAGGACGGCTACGGCGCCTATCCGGTTCTGGCTCGTCTGCGCGCCGCAACGCTCCAGGCCCAGAAGGGCGAAACCGATGCGGCGGTGAAGGCATTCTCGGCGATTGGCAAGGACGGCAGTGTCCCGGCGGCCATTCAGGAAGCCGCGCGGCTGCGTGCCGCTTACCTGCTCGTCGATGCCGGCAGCTACGATCAGGTCTCGGCCGAAGTCGAGCAGCTTGCAACGCCGCAGAACAACATGCGCCACTCGGCCCGTGAAGCGCTTGGTCTTGCAGCCTACAAGGCCGGCGACTACGCCAAGGCCAAGACCTGGTTCCAGCAGATCGTCGACGACACGCAGAGCCCGCGCAACCTCACCGGTCGCGCCCAGATGCTGCTCGACGTGATTGCGGCCAGCGGCAAGGCCTAA
- a CDS encoding aspartate aminotransferase family protein, which translates to MSNRLNTPNDLRAFWMPFTANRQFKKEPRMFVGAKDMHYTTHDGRTVLDGTAGLWCVNAGHCRPKITEAIRAQAGELDYAPAFQLGHPKAFELANRLVDIAPEGMNHVLYTNSGSESVDTALKVALAYHRAKGDGSRFRLIGRERGYHGVNFGGISVGGIVSNRKMFGTLLTGVDHMPHTHLPAQNGFTRGEPEHGGDIATELERIVTLHDASTIAAVIVEPVAGSTGVLIPPKGYLQKLREICTKHGILLIFDEVITGFGRLGTPFAAQYFDVKPDIITTAKGLTNGVIPMGAVFVTSEIHDAFMNGPEHMIEFFHGYTYSGNPIASAAALGTLDTYKEEGLLTRAAELAPYWEEGLHSLRDCPHVIDIRNLGLIGAIELQPIAGEPTKRAFSAFLKAYESGLLIRTTGDIIALSPPLIISKAEIDELFGKLRAVLKSNI; encoded by the coding sequence ATGTCGAACCGCCTCAACACCCCGAACGATCTGCGCGCCTTCTGGATGCCGTTCACCGCGAACCGGCAGTTCAAGAAGGAGCCGCGGATGTTCGTCGGCGCCAAGGACATGCACTACACGACCCATGACGGCCGGACGGTACTGGACGGCACGGCGGGTCTGTGGTGCGTGAACGCCGGCCATTGTCGCCCGAAGATCACCGAGGCGATCCGTGCACAGGCGGGCGAGCTCGACTATGCGCCGGCCTTCCAGCTCGGCCACCCCAAGGCCTTCGAACTGGCGAACCGCCTGGTCGACATCGCGCCCGAGGGCATGAACCATGTTCTCTACACCAACTCCGGCTCGGAATCGGTGGATACGGCGCTGAAGGTGGCACTCGCCTATCACCGCGCCAAGGGTGACGGCTCGCGCTTCCGCCTGATCGGTCGCGAGCGCGGCTATCACGGCGTCAATTTCGGCGGTATCTCGGTCGGCGGCATTGTTTCGAACCGCAAGATGTTCGGCACGCTTCTGACCGGTGTCGACCACATGCCGCACACGCACCTGCCGGCCCAGAATGGCTTCACCCGCGGCGAGCCGGAACATGGCGGCGATATCGCAACCGAACTCGAGCGCATCGTCACGCTGCATGACGCGTCCACCATCGCCGCCGTGATCGTCGAGCCTGTGGCCGGCTCGACCGGCGTGCTGATCCCGCCGAAGGGCTACCTGCAGAAACTGCGCGAGATTTGCACCAAGCACGGCATCCTGTTGATCTTCGACGAAGTCATCACCGGTTTCGGCCGCCTCGGCACGCCGTTTGCCGCGCAGTATTTCGACGTCAAGCCCGACATCATCACCACCGCCAAGGGCCTGACCAACGGCGTCATCCCGATGGGCGCGGTCTTCGTCACCTCCGAGATCCATGATGCCTTCATGAATGGCCCGGAGCACATGATCGAGTTCTTCCACGGCTACACCTATTCGGGCAACCCGATCGCCTCGGCCGCCGCCCTTGGCACGCTCGACACCTACAAGGAAGAAGGCCTGCTGACGCGTGCAGCCGAGCTTGCTCCCTATTGGGAAGAAGGTCTGCACTCGCTGAGAGACTGCCCGCATGTCATCGACATCCGCAATCTCGGCCTGATCGGTGCGATCGAACTGCAGCCGATCGCCGGCGAGCCGACCAAGCGCGCCTTCTCTGCGTTCCTGAAGGCCTACGAGAGTGGGTTGTTGATCCGCACGACAGGCGACATCATCGCGCTGTCGCCGCCGCTGATCATCAGCAAGGCAGAAATCGACGAGCTCTTCGGCAAGCTGCGCGCCGTTCTCAAAAGCAACATCTGA
- a CDS encoding alpha-glucosidase family protein: MASRQVSGDDWWRGAVIYQVYPRSFQDTDDDGIGDLKGVTRRLPHIASLGVDAIWLSPFFTSPQADMGYDVSDYCDVDPMFGTLADFDEMLGEAHRLCLKVIIDQVISHTSDRHPWFVESRSSRTNGKADWYVWADPKPDGTASNNWLSIFGGPAWEWDGVRKQYYMHNFLGSQPDLNFHNPDVQDAVLDAARFWLDRGVDGFRLDTVNFYFHDKHLRDNPPLVPDPDATSNDAPDVNPYGMQDHLHDKSQPENIAFLQRFRALLDRYEGRMTVGEVGDGARSLKTVAAYTSGGDKLNMCYTFDLLGPDFTAAHIRRCVENFQKAVTDGWVCWAFSNHDVTRHVSRFAQTEAERERVARLAITLLSSLRGSICLYQGEELGLPEAELSFEDLRDPYGIRFWPSYKGRDGCRTPMVWEEGATNAGFSGGKPWLPVPAEHRRLAVDTMATGADTTLNHYRATLAFRNSQSVMRDGAMRFLDSNSDLLAFVREKDGERLLFVFNLTREPQAFLPPAAVQPLELPGYPARLEAGSIQLAGLSAFSGKL; this comes from the coding sequence ATGGCGTCTCGGCAGGTATCGGGTGACGATTGGTGGCGCGGTGCGGTGATCTATCAGGTCTATCCACGCTCGTTCCAGGATACCGACGACGACGGCATCGGCGATCTCAAGGGCGTCACCCGCAGGCTGCCGCATATCGCCTCTCTCGGCGTCGATGCGATCTGGCTGTCGCCGTTCTTCACCTCGCCGCAGGCCGACATGGGCTACGACGTCTCCGACTATTGCGACGTCGATCCAATGTTCGGAACGCTCGCCGATTTCGACGAAATGCTTGGCGAAGCCCACCGTCTCTGCCTCAAGGTGATCATCGACCAGGTGATCTCACACACGTCCGATCGCCATCCCTGGTTCGTCGAGAGCCGCTCCAGCCGCACGAATGGCAAGGCCGACTGGTATGTCTGGGCGGATCCGAAGCCGGATGGCACGGCGTCCAACAACTGGCTATCGATCTTCGGCGGCCCCGCCTGGGAGTGGGATGGGGTGCGCAAGCAGTACTACATGCACAACTTCCTCGGCTCGCAGCCGGATCTCAACTTCCACAATCCTGATGTTCAGGACGCGGTGCTCGATGCCGCGCGCTTCTGGCTCGACCGTGGGGTCGATGGCTTCCGGCTCGACACCGTGAACTTCTATTTCCACGACAAGCATCTGCGCGACAACCCGCCGCTTGTTCCCGATCCCGACGCCACCAGCAACGATGCGCCCGACGTCAATCCCTACGGCATGCAGGACCATCTGCATGACAAGAGCCAGCCGGAAAACATCGCCTTTCTCCAGCGCTTCCGGGCGCTGCTCGACCGCTACGAAGGCCGCATGACCGTCGGCGAGGTGGGCGACGGCGCCCGCTCGCTGAAGACGGTGGCCGCCTATACCAGCGGCGGCGACAAGCTCAACATGTGCTACACCTTCGACCTCTTGGGCCCGGACTTCACCGCGGCCCATATCCGCCGCTGCGTCGAGAATTTCCAGAAGGCCGTTACCGACGGCTGGGTCTGCTGGGCCTTCTCCAACCACGACGTGACGCGCCATGTCAGCCGTTTTGCCCAAACCGAAGCGGAGCGGGAGAGGGTGGCGCGTCTGGCGATCACGCTGCTTTCCAGCCTGCGGGGGTCGATCTGCCTCTATCAGGGCGAAGAACTGGGGCTGCCGGAGGCCGAGCTCTCTTTCGAGGATCTTCGCGATCCCTATGGCATCCGCTTCTGGCCCTCGTATAAGGGCCGCGACGGCTGCCGCACGCCGATGGTCTGGGAAGAAGGGGCAACCAATGCCGGCTTCTCTGGCGGCAAGCCGTGGCTGCCAGTGCCGGCAGAACATCGCCGCCTGGCGGTGGACACCATGGCCACGGGCGCGGATACGACCCTTAACCACTACCGGGCAACGCTCGCTTTCCGCAATTCGCAGTCGGTGATGCGCGATGGCGCGATGCGTTTCCTCGACAGCAACAGCGACCTCCTGGCCTTCGTTCGCGAAAAGGATGGCGAACGCCTGCTCTTCGTCTTCAACCTCACCCGCGAGCCGCAAGCGTTTCTGCCGCCGGCTGCGGTGCAACCCCTGGAATTGCCCGGATATCCGGCGCGCCTCGAAGCCGGTAGCATCCAGCTCGCCGGACTGTCGGCCTTCTCGGGAAAACTCTGA
- the der gene encoding ribosome biogenesis GTPase Der — protein sequence MSFTVAIVGRPNVGKSTLFNRLVGKKLALVDDTPGVTRDRRPGDAKLIDLRFRIIDTAGLEQSAPDTLQGRMWAQTEAAIDEADLSLFLVDAKGGLTPADETLAEMLRRRGKPVVLVANKSEARGSDGGFYDAFTLGLGEPCPISAEHGQGMLDLRDAIVAAIGEDRAFPPEDDVAETDIDLRPTFKDEDGEEEEAETAYDETKPLRVAIVGRPNAGKSTLINRFLGEDRLLTGPEAGITRDSISVEWDWRGRTIKMFDTAGMRRKAKVQEKLEKLSVADALRAIRFAETVVIVFDATIPFEKQDLQIVDLVLREGRAAVLAFNKWDLVEDWQAVLADLREKTERLLPQARGIRAVPISGHTGYGLDRLMQAIIETDKTWNRRISTARLNRWLESQQVQHPPPAVSGRRLKLKYMTQVKARPPGFMISCTRPDALPESYVRYLINGLRNDFDLPGVPIRMHFRSGDNPFESKAKKRR from the coding sequence ATGAGCTTCACCGTCGCCATCGTCGGGCGTCCCAATGTCGGCAAGTCCACCTTGTTCAACCGTCTGGTCGGCAAGAAGCTGGCGCTCGTCGACGACACGCCGGGTGTTACCCGCGACCGGCGGCCCGGCGACGCCAAGCTGATCGATCTGCGCTTCCGCATCATCGACACGGCCGGCCTCGAGCAGTCGGCACCCGACACGCTGCAGGGCCGCATGTGGGCGCAGACCGAGGCCGCGATCGACGAAGCGGATCTGTCGCTGTTTCTGGTCGATGCCAAGGGCGGCCTGACGCCGGCCGACGAGACGCTCGCCGAAATGCTGCGCCGCCGCGGCAAGCCGGTGGTGCTGGTCGCCAACAAGTCCGAGGCGCGCGGCTCCGACGGCGGCTTCTACGATGCCTTCACGCTCGGCCTCGGCGAGCCGTGCCCGATCTCGGCCGAACACGGCCAGGGCATGCTCGATCTGCGCGATGCGATCGTCGCCGCGATCGGCGAAGACCGCGCCTTCCCGCCGGAAGACGACGTTGCCGAGACCGATATCGACCTGCGCCCGACGTTCAAGGACGAAGATGGCGAAGAGGAAGAGGCCGAGACTGCCTATGACGAGACCAAGCCGCTGCGCGTGGCGATCGTCGGCCGTCCGAATGCCGGCAAGTCTACGCTGATCAACCGCTTCCTGGGCGAAGACCGCCTGCTGACGGGACCGGAAGCCGGCATCACCCGCGATTCCATCTCGGTCGAGTGGGACTGGCGCGGCCGCACCATCAAGATGTTCGATACGGCCGGCATGCGTCGCAAGGCCAAGGTGCAGGAGAAGCTGGAAAAGCTCTCGGTCGCCGATGCGCTGCGCGCCATCCGATTTGCCGAAACGGTCGTCATCGTCTTCGACGCGACCATTCCCTTCGAGAAGCAGGACCTGCAGATCGTCGACCTCGTCTTGCGCGAAGGCCGGGCTGCGGTGCTCGCCTTCAACAAGTGGGACCTGGTCGAGGACTGGCAGGCGGTTCTGGCCGATCTTCGCGAAAAGACCGAGCGGCTGCTGCCGCAGGCGCGCGGCATTCGCGCCGTGCCGATTTCCGGCCATACCGGCTACGGCCTCGACCGGCTGATGCAGGCGATCATCGAGACGGACAAGACCTGGAACCGCCGCATCTCCACCGCGCGGCTCAATCGCTGGCTGGAATCGCAGCAGGTTCAGCACCCGCCACCGGCCGTTTCCGGCCGCCGCCTCAAGCTGAAGTATATGACGCAGGTGAAGGCCCGCCCGCCGGGCTTCATGATCTCCTGCACGCGCCCCGACGCTCTGCCGGAATCCTACGTGCGCTATCTGATCAATGGACTGCGCAACGATTTCGACCTGCCGGGCGTGCCGATCCGCATGCATTTCCGTTCGGGCGACAATCCCTTCGAGTCCAAGGCGAAGAAGCGGCGCTGA
- a CDS encoding sugar kinase: MARKMLAIGECMVELMQAEGGLLRKGYAGDTFNAAYYARLFMPADWTVAYCSAVGTDTVSDEMLAFMGEKQIDTSNVRRIENRSAGLYMIHLKDGERSFSYWRSHSAAKLLADDADHLRRAIESSDLILFSGITLAILAPDAVETLLSELRRAKAAGKQVVFDPNIRPRLWDDAARMRSALTDGARAASLVMPSFDDEITHFGDASIEVTIARYKGLGATNVVVKDGEKGVTLAFGDAPVQHVPATPVERVVDTTSAGDSFNGAFVARLVTGDQPPEAAAFAASVAAGVIGHHGALVAREKLPAA, from the coding sequence TTGGCCAGAAAGATGCTTGCGATCGGGGAGTGCATGGTCGAGCTCATGCAGGCGGAAGGCGGGCTCTTGCGCAAAGGCTATGCCGGCGACACCTTCAACGCCGCCTACTATGCGCGGCTGTTCATGCCTGCCGACTGGACCGTCGCCTATTGCTCCGCCGTCGGCACCGATACGGTCTCCGACGAGATGCTCGCCTTCATGGGGGAAAAACAGATCGACACGTCGAACGTCCGCCGCATCGAAAACCGCTCCGCCGGCCTCTACATGATCCACCTGAAGGACGGCGAGCGCAGCTTCTCCTACTGGCGCTCGCACTCGGCCGCCAAGCTGCTCGCCGACGATGCGGACCATCTGCGACGCGCGATCGAAAGCTCCGACCTCATCCTCTTCTCGGGCATCACACTGGCGATCCTTGCCCCCGATGCGGTGGAAACGCTGCTTTCGGAACTGCGCCGTGCCAAGGCGGCCGGCAAGCAAGTGGTCTTCGATCCGAACATTCGCCCGCGGCTCTGGGACGATGCCGCGCGCATGCGCAGCGCGCTGACGGACGGTGCCCGCGCCGCAAGCCTGGTGATGCCGAGTTTCGACGATGAGATCACCCATTTCGGCGACGCCTCGATCGAGGTGACGATCGCGCGCTACAAGGGCCTCGGCGCCACCAATGTGGTCGTCAAGGATGGGGAAAAGGGTGTGACGCTCGCCTTTGGCGATGCCCCGGTTCAACACGTGCCGGCGACGCCGGTCGAGCGTGTGGTTGACACCACAAGCGCCGGCGACAGCTTCAACGGTGCCTTCGTCGCACGGCTGGTCACAGGCGATCAGCCGCCGGAGGCAGCCGCCTTTGCGGCGAGCGTCGCCGCCGGTGTCATTGGCCATCACGGAGCGCTGGTCGCCCGGGAAAAGCTACCTGCCGCCTGA